One genomic segment of Thunnus albacares chromosome 18, fThuAlb1.1, whole genome shotgun sequence includes these proteins:
- the LOC122968032 gene encoding zinc finger protein 345-like isoform X6 produces the protein MEENQNPEHRTDNPVKKEESDSPSATTDKQGMDSSSSHSNSIIVGSNTHQCLFQCTIKQEKEEEEEQPISQRGDLLDFTDQDHYKSEMEENENLEHHTNNPIKRENLGSPSATTDKQKQTGSKGLKHHRCQHCDKAFTTSRNLKIHQRVHTGEELHSCEQCGKAFTTEYNLKRHERSHTGEKPYSCELCGKTFTTASILKTHQRVHTGERSYSCEQCEKTFTTASILKSHQRIHTGEFYWCEQCGKTFTTGCSQKRHQRIHTGERPYWCERCGKSFTDKSTLKRHRRIHTGVKPYSCEQCGKTFTTASILKSHKRIHTGEKSYSCEQCGKTFFTHSNLKRHRRSHTGEKPYCCEQCGKTFTTASILKTHQHIHTEEKSYSCEQCEKTFTTANMLKSHQRIHNGELYWCEQCGKTFTTDCNQKRHQRIHTGEKPYWCEQCGKTFTQNSSLKRHQRIHTGEKLYSCEQCGKTFTFCGNLKDHIRIHAGEKSNSCEQCGKKFTRDCNLKRHQRSHTGEKPYWCEQCGKTFTDNGNLKSHQRIHTGEKPYSCDQCGKAFTFYGNLKDHIRIHTGEKPYWCKQCGQTFSRDTTLKRHQRTHTGEKPYSCEQCGKTFTQGNSLKKHQRIHSAASC, from the exons GGGATGGATAGTTCCAGTTCACACTCCAACAGCATAATAGTTGGCAGTAATACACATCAATGCTTGTTCCAGTGCAccataaaacaagaaaaagaagaagaagaagaacagccCATCAGTCAGAGAGGAGACCTGCTGGATTTTACAGACCAAGACCACTACAAGAGTGAAATGGAGGAGAACGAGAACCTGGAGCACCACACCAACAACCCCATTAAAAGGGAAAATTTAGGCTCACCCTCTGCTACCACTGATAAACAG aaacaaacaggaagtaagGGACTGAAACATCACCGCTGTCAGCACTGTGACAAAGCCTTCACAACATCAAGAAATTTAAAGATTCATCAGAGAGTTCACACAGGAGAGGAACTTCACAGCtgtgaacaatgtgggaaagctttcacTACTGAATATAATCTAAAAAGGCACGAACGCagtcacactggagagaagccataCAGTTGTGAGCTATGTGGAAAAACTTTCACTACAGCCAGTATACTAAAAACTCACCAACGCGTTCACACTGGAGAGAGGTCGTACAGCTGTGAGCAGTGTGAGAAAACTTTCACTACAGCCAGTATACTAAAAAGCCACCAACGCATTCATACTGGAGAGTTTTACTGGTGTGAGCAGTGCgggaaaactttcactacaGGCTGTAGTCAAAAAAGGCAtcaacgcattcacactggagagaggCCATACTGGTGTGAGCGATGTGGGAAATCTTTTACTGATAAGAGTACACTAAAAAGGCACCGACGTATTCATACTGGAGTGAAGCCGTACAGCtgtgaacaatgtgggaaaactttcactacaGCCAGTATACTAAAAAGCCAcaaacgcattcacactggagagaagtCGTACagctgtgagcaatgtgggaaaactttcttTACACACAGTAATCTAAAAAGGCACCGACGCagtcacactggagagaagccgtactgcTGTGAGCAATGTGGTAAAACTTTCACTACAGCCAGTATACTAAAAACTCACCAACATATTCACACTGAAGAGAAGTCATACAGCTGTGAGCAATGTGAGAAAACTTTCACTACAGCCAATATGCTAAAAAGCCACCAACGCATTCATAATGGAGAGTTGTACTGGTGTGAACagtgtgggaaaactttcactacaGACTGTAATCAAAAAAGGCAtcaacgcattcacactggagagaagccgtactggtgtgagcaatgtgggaaaacttttaCTCAAAATAGTAGTTTAAAAaggcaccaacgcattcacactggagagaagctttacagctgtgagcaatgtgggaaaacttttaCTTTCTGTGGTAATCTAAAAGACCACATACGCATTCACGCTGGAGAGAAGTCGAACAGCTGTGAGCAGTGTGGGAAAAAATTCACTAGAGACTGTAATCTAAAAAGGCACCAACGCagtcacactggagagaagccgtactggtgtgaacaatgtgggaaaacttttaCCGATAATGGTAATCTAAAAagccaccaacgcattcacactggagagaagccgtacagctgtgaccaatgtgggaaagcttttACTTTCTATGGTAATCTAAAAGACCACatacgcattcacactggagagaagccgtactggtgtaAGCAATGTGGTCAAACTTTCTCTAGAGACACTACTCTAAAAAGACACCAACGcactcacactggagagaagccgtacagCTGTGAGCAGTGTGGAAAAACCTTCACTCAGGGCAATTCCTTAAAAAAACACCAACGCATTCACTCAGCAGCATcgtgttga
- the LOC122968032 gene encoding zinc finger protein 420-like isoform X7 yields MEENQNPEHRTDNPVKKEESDSPSATTDKQKQTGSKGLKHHRCQHCDKAFTTSRNLKIHQRVHTGEELHSCEQCGKAFTTEYNLKRHERSHTGEKPYSCELCGKTFTTASILKTHQRVHTGERSYSCEQCEKTFTTASILKSHQRIHTGEFYWCEQCGKTFTTGCSQKRHQRIHTGERPYWCERCGKSFTDKSTLKRHRRIHTGVKPYSCEQCGKTFTTASILKSHKRIHTGEKSYSCEQCGKTFFTHSNLKRHRRSHTGEKPYCCEQCGKTFTTASILKTHQHIHTEEKSYSCEQCEKTFTTANMLKSHQRIHNGELYWCEQCGKTFTTDCNQKRHQRIHTGEKPYWCEQCGKTFTQNSSLKRHQRIHTGEKLYSCEQCGKTFTFCGNLKDHIRIHAGEKSNSCEQCGKKFTRDCNLKRHQRSHTGEKPYWCEQCGKTFTDNGNLKSHQRIHTGEKPYSCDQCGKAFTFYGNLKDHIRIHTGEKPYWCKQCGQTFSRDTTLKRHQRTHTGEKPYSCEQCGKTFTQGNSLKKHQRIHSAASC; encoded by the coding sequence aaacaaacaggaagtaagGGACTGAAACATCACCGCTGTCAGCACTGTGACAAAGCCTTCACAACATCAAGAAATTTAAAGATTCATCAGAGAGTTCACACAGGAGAGGAACTTCACAGCtgtgaacaatgtgggaaagctttcacTACTGAATATAATCTAAAAAGGCACGAACGCagtcacactggagagaagccataCAGTTGTGAGCTATGTGGAAAAACTTTCACTACAGCCAGTATACTAAAAACTCACCAACGCGTTCACACTGGAGAGAGGTCGTACAGCTGTGAGCAGTGTGAGAAAACTTTCACTACAGCCAGTATACTAAAAAGCCACCAACGCATTCATACTGGAGAGTTTTACTGGTGTGAGCAGTGCgggaaaactttcactacaGGCTGTAGTCAAAAAAGGCAtcaacgcattcacactggagagaggCCATACTGGTGTGAGCGATGTGGGAAATCTTTTACTGATAAGAGTACACTAAAAAGGCACCGACGTATTCATACTGGAGTGAAGCCGTACAGCtgtgaacaatgtgggaaaactttcactacaGCCAGTATACTAAAAAGCCAcaaacgcattcacactggagagaagtCGTACagctgtgagcaatgtgggaaaactttcttTACACACAGTAATCTAAAAAGGCACCGACGCagtcacactggagagaagccgtactgcTGTGAGCAATGTGGTAAAACTTTCACTACAGCCAGTATACTAAAAACTCACCAACATATTCACACTGAAGAGAAGTCATACAGCTGTGAGCAATGTGAGAAAACTTTCACTACAGCCAATATGCTAAAAAGCCACCAACGCATTCATAATGGAGAGTTGTACTGGTGTGAACagtgtgggaaaactttcactacaGACTGTAATCAAAAAAGGCAtcaacgcattcacactggagagaagccgtactggtgtgagcaatgtgggaaaacttttaCTCAAAATAGTAGTTTAAAAaggcaccaacgcattcacactggagagaagctttacagctgtgagcaatgtgggaaaacttttaCTTTCTGTGGTAATCTAAAAGACCACATACGCATTCACGCTGGAGAGAAGTCGAACAGCTGTGAGCAGTGTGGGAAAAAATTCACTAGAGACTGTAATCTAAAAAGGCACCAACGCagtcacactggagagaagccgtactggtgtgaacaatgtgggaaaacttttaCCGATAATGGTAATCTAAAAagccaccaacgcattcacactggagagaagccgtacagctgtgaccaatgtgggaaagcttttACTTTCTATGGTAATCTAAAAGACCACatacgcattcacactggagagaagccgtactggtgtaAGCAATGTGGTCAAACTTTCTCTAGAGACACTACTCTAAAAAGACACCAACGcactcacactggagagaagccgtacagCTGTGAGCAGTGTGGAAAAACCTTCACTCAGGGCAATTCCTTAAAAAAACACCAACGCATTCACTCAGCAGCATcgtgttga
- the LOC122968032 gene encoding zinc finger protein 345-like isoform X5: MEENQDPEHRTDNPVKREESDSPCATTDEQGIDNFGSHHNNVGGSNAPQCSLPPAIKQEKEEEEEQSISQRGDLLDFIIQDHYKSEMEENQNLEHCIDNSVKMEESGSPCATTDKQGMDSSSSHSNSIIVGSNTHQCLFQCTIKQEKEEEEEQPISQRGDLLDFTDQDHYKSEMEENENLEHHTNNPIKRENLGSPSATTDKQKQTGSKGLKHHRCQHCDKAFTTSRNLKIHQRVHTGEELHSCEQCGKAFTTEYNLKRHERSHTGEKPYSCELCGKTFTTASILKTHQRVHTGERSYSCEQCEKTFTTASILKSHQRIHTGEFYWCEQCGKTFTTGCSQKRHQRIHTGERPYWCERCGKSFTDKSTLKRHRRIHTGVKPYSCEQCGKTFTTASILKSHKRIHTGEKSYSCEQCGKTFFTHSNLKRHRRSHTGEKPYCCEQCGKTFTTASILKTHQHIHTEEKSYSCEQCEKTFTTANMLKSHQRIHNGELYWCEQCGKTFTTDCNQKRHQRIHTGEKPYWCEQCGKTFTQNSSLKRHQRIHTGEKLYSCEQCGKTFTFCGNLKDHIRIHAGEKSNSCEQCGKKFTRDCNLKRHQRSHTGEKPYWCEQCGKTFTDNGNLKSHQRIHTGEKPYSCDQCGKAFTFYGNLKDHIRIHTGEKPYWCKQCGQTFSRDTTLKRHQRTHTGEKPYSCEQCGKTFTQGNSLKKHQRIHSAASC, encoded by the exons ggGATAGATAACTTTGGTTCACACCACAACAATgtaggtggcagtaatgcacctcaGTGCTCATTGCCACCTgccataaaacaggaaaaagaagaagaggaagaacaaTCCATCAGTCAGAGAGGAGACCTGCTGGATTTCATCATCCAGGACCACTACAAGAGTGAAATGGAGGAGAACCAGAACCTGGAGCACTGCATCGATAACTCTGTTAAAATGGAAGAATCAGGCTCACCTTGTGCTACCACCGATAAACAG GGGATGGATAGTTCCAGTTCACACTCCAACAGCATAATAGTTGGCAGTAATACACATCAATGCTTGTTCCAGTGCAccataaaacaagaaaaagaagaagaagaagaacagccCATCAGTCAGAGAGGAGACCTGCTGGATTTTACAGACCAAGACCACTACAAGAGTGAAATGGAGGAGAACGAGAACCTGGAGCACCACACCAACAACCCCATTAAAAGGGAAAATTTAGGCTCACCCTCTGCTACCACTGATAAACAG aaacaaacaggaagtaagGGACTGAAACATCACCGCTGTCAGCACTGTGACAAAGCCTTCACAACATCAAGAAATTTAAAGATTCATCAGAGAGTTCACACAGGAGAGGAACTTCACAGCtgtgaacaatgtgggaaagctttcacTACTGAATATAATCTAAAAAGGCACGAACGCagtcacactggagagaagccataCAGTTGTGAGCTATGTGGAAAAACTTTCACTACAGCCAGTATACTAAAAACTCACCAACGCGTTCACACTGGAGAGAGGTCGTACAGCTGTGAGCAGTGTGAGAAAACTTTCACTACAGCCAGTATACTAAAAAGCCACCAACGCATTCATACTGGAGAGTTTTACTGGTGTGAGCAGTGCgggaaaactttcactacaGGCTGTAGTCAAAAAAGGCAtcaacgcattcacactggagagaggCCATACTGGTGTGAGCGATGTGGGAAATCTTTTACTGATAAGAGTACACTAAAAAGGCACCGACGTATTCATACTGGAGTGAAGCCGTACAGCtgtgaacaatgtgggaaaactttcactacaGCCAGTATACTAAAAAGCCAcaaacgcattcacactggagagaagtCGTACagctgtgagcaatgtgggaaaactttcttTACACACAGTAATCTAAAAAGGCACCGACGCagtcacactggagagaagccgtactgcTGTGAGCAATGTGGTAAAACTTTCACTACAGCCAGTATACTAAAAACTCACCAACATATTCACACTGAAGAGAAGTCATACAGCTGTGAGCAATGTGAGAAAACTTTCACTACAGCCAATATGCTAAAAAGCCACCAACGCATTCATAATGGAGAGTTGTACTGGTGTGAACagtgtgggaaaactttcactacaGACTGTAATCAAAAAAGGCAtcaacgcattcacactggagagaagccgtactggtgtgagcaatgtgggaaaacttttaCTCAAAATAGTAGTTTAAAAaggcaccaacgcattcacactggagagaagctttacagctgtgagcaatgtgggaaaacttttaCTTTCTGTGGTAATCTAAAAGACCACATACGCATTCACGCTGGAGAGAAGTCGAACAGCTGTGAGCAGTGTGGGAAAAAATTCACTAGAGACTGTAATCTAAAAAGGCACCAACGCagtcacactggagagaagccgtactggtgtgaacaatgtgggaaaacttttaCCGATAATGGTAATCTAAAAagccaccaacgcattcacactggagagaagccgtacagctgtgaccaatgtgggaaagcttttACTTTCTATGGTAATCTAAAAGACCACatacgcattcacactggagagaagccgtactggtgtaAGCAATGTGGTCAAACTTTCTCTAGAGACACTACTCTAAAAAGACACCAACGcactcacactggagagaagccgtacagCTGTGAGCAGTGTGGAAAAACCTTCACTCAGGGCAATTCCTTAAAAAAACACCAACGCATTCACTCAGCAGCATcgtgttga